A genomic stretch from Cloacibacterium caeni includes:
- a CDS encoding acyl-CoA desaturase: MVIIIFIIVLWYSGLFFQTFFLHRYAAHQTYTMSKFGEKLCFILTWITQGSNYLSAYGYGVMHRMHHAFADTEKDPHSPKYDPNPLAMMWRTKNVYQQINKQKIAIEEKFTKNVPQWKSFDKFASSWYSRIGWGAFYTVFFIIFSEYWWHWLLLPVAILMAPIHGMIINWFGHIYGYVNFKVNDTSKNLFRFDWLMLGEGYHNNHHKFGGRANFGGVRWHEIDVTYMIMLLLEKLGWIKMNRVMATPKREI, from the coding sequence ATGGTTATTATTATTTTCATCATCGTCCTATGGTATTCAGGACTATTTTTTCAAACTTTTTTCCTTCATCGTTACGCAGCACATCAAACTTACACTATGTCTAAATTTGGTGAAAAATTGTGTTTTATTCTTACTTGGATTACCCAAGGTTCTAATTATCTTTCAGCGTATGGTTATGGTGTAATGCACAGAATGCATCACGCTTTTGCTGATACAGAAAAAGACCCGCATTCTCCAAAATACGACCCTAATCCACTGGCAATGATGTGGAGAACGAAAAATGTTTACCAACAAATCAATAAGCAAAAAATTGCCATCGAAGAAAAATTCACCAAAAACGTTCCTCAATGGAAATCATTCGATAAGTTTGCCAGTTCATGGTACTCAAGAATTGGTTGGGGAGCATTCTACACTGTTTTCTTTATTATTTTTTCTGAATATTGGTGGCATTGGTTATTATTACCTGTGGCTATTTTAATGGCTCCAATTCACGGAATGATTATCAATTGGTTTGGTCATATTTACGGATACGTAAATTTCAAAGTGAATGACACTTCTAAAAATTTGTTCCGTTTTGATTGGTTAATGCTTGGCGAAGGTTATCACAACAATCATCACAAGTTCGGAGGAAGAGCTAATTTCGGTGGCGTAAGATGGCACGAAATAGATGTTACGTACATGATTATGTTACTCTTAGAAAAATTAGGTTGGATTAAAATGAACCGAGTGATGGCCACTCCAAAAAGAGAAATCTAA
- a CDS encoding Lrp/AsnC family transcriptional regulator: MELDSIDKKLLYFLQEDSKQTTKELSHKLDLSVTAVYERIKKLEKQSVISKYVAIINRQKVERNFIVLCHVKLTQHKKEYVLQFEKEIMTLPEVTECFHVSGDYDYILKICVKNMEEYRSFMVTKLTTLQHIGSTHSSFMIAEVKNTTTIEV, encoded by the coding sequence ATGGAACTCGACTCAATTGATAAAAAATTGCTCTATTTTCTTCAGGAAGATAGCAAACAAACGACTAAAGAATTGTCTCACAAGTTAGATTTGTCTGTGACAGCGGTTTATGAACGCATCAAAAAATTAGAAAAACAAAGTGTGATTTCTAAATATGTTGCCATTATTAATAGACAAAAAGTGGAGAGGAATTTTATCGTTCTTTGCCACGTGAAATTAACTCAACACAAAAAAGAATATGTCTTGCAATTTGAAAAAGAGATTATGACTTTACCAGAGGTAACGGAATGTTTCCACGTAAGTGGCGATTATGATTATATTTTAAAAATTTGTGTGAAAAATATGGAAGAATACAGAAGTTTTATGGTGACCAAACTCACTACTTTACAACACATTGGTTCCACACACAGTTCTTTTATGATTGCCGAAGTGAAAAATACTACTACGATTGAGGTGTAG
- a CDS encoding aminotransferase class I/II-fold pyridoxal phosphate-dependent enzyme, giving the protein MENFDAANAIQDLQYFGEFGGVNPSISDSSTYTFLSAKTMFDTFEGNAEGCYLYSRHSSPMNLYLAQALAKMEGTEAANVTASGMGAITSTLLQICKSGDHIVSARTIYGGTYAFLKNFLPPFNIDTSFVDINNFEAIENAIKPNTKVIYCESVSNPLLEVADLRKLSEICKKHNLKLIVDNTFSPLQISPIQLGADIVIHSLTKFINGSSDTVGGVYCASQQFIDDTKNVNNGSCMLLGPTMDSFRSASILKNLRTLHIRMKKHSENAMYLAEKFEKDGLKINYPGLKSHRNHELMKSMMHQEYGFGGLLTLDAGTVDKANELMEMMQQENLGYLAVSLGFYKTLFSCSGSSTSSEIPEEERISMGLSDGLIRFSIGLDHDIERTYQKMKACMVKVGILM; this is encoded by the coding sequence ATGGAAAATTTCGATGCAGCAAATGCAATTCAAGACTTACAATATTTTGGGGAATTCGGCGGTGTAAATCCTTCAATTTCTGACAGTTCAACTTATACTTTTTTATCTGCAAAAACCATGTTCGATACTTTCGAAGGCAATGCAGAAGGTTGTTATTTGTACTCCAGACATTCATCTCCGATGAATTTATATTTAGCTCAAGCGTTAGCAAAAATGGAAGGAACAGAAGCAGCGAATGTTACCGCATCTGGAATGGGCGCGATTACTTCTACCTTACTTCAAATCTGTAAAAGTGGCGACCACATTGTTTCAGCCAGAACAATTTATGGTGGAACTTACGCATTCTTAAAAAACTTTCTGCCTCCTTTTAACATTGATACAAGCTTTGTAGACATTAATAATTTTGAAGCAATAGAAAACGCCATCAAACCTAATACGAAGGTGATTTATTGCGAAAGCGTGAGCAATCCTTTATTGGAAGTAGCAGACCTAAGAAAACTATCTGAAATTTGTAAAAAACATAATTTAAAACTGATTGTTGACAATACGTTTTCTCCACTTCAGATTTCGCCTATTCAATTAGGTGCAGATATTGTGATTCACAGTTTAACGAAATTCATCAACGGAAGCAGCGATACAGTTGGCGGCGTTTATTGCGCATCTCAACAATTTATAGACGACACCAAAAATGTAAATAACGGAAGTTGTATGCTTCTCGGTCCAACTATGGATAGTTTTCGTTCCGCAAGTATTTTGAAAAACCTAAGAACTTTACACATCAGAATGAAAAAACACAGCGAAAACGCAATGTATCTCGCTGAAAAATTCGAAAAAGATGGTCTGAAAATAAATTATCCTGGTTTAAAATCTCACAGAAATCATGAACTCATGAAATCTATGATGCATCAAGAATATGGTTTTGGTGGTTTATTAACTTTAGATGCTGGAACCGTAGACAAAGCCAATGAATTAATGGAAATGATGCAACAGGAAAACTTAGGTTACCTTGCCGTAAGTTTAGGTTTCTACAAAACATTATTCTCTTGCAGCGGAAGTTCTACCTCATCTGAAATTCCTGAAGAAGAAAGAATTTCCATGGGACTTTCTGACGGTTTAATTAGATTTTCAATTGGTTTAGACCATGACATTGAAAGAACTTATCAAAAGATGAAAGCTTGTATGGTGAAAGTGGGGATTTTGATGTGA
- a CDS encoding alpha/beta hydrolase yields MDLQFIVREPENITPHTQLLVMIHGYGSNEEDLFSFRHDLPEDWIIVSYRAPKMTDYNGFSWYDIDFNDAEKFIDVEQAVDSMKAIMKSIDNLKHHYQLEGKTNMMGFSQGGILTFAMTLTYPEYFQKIACLSAYPEPKILKNIKGKKEIQHLRFFISHGTEDAVIPLEWGRKAADFLYELGAFFTFREYMNGHGVNQKNYMDLINFFKS; encoded by the coding sequence ATGGATTTACAATTTATCGTAAGAGAACCCGAAAATATTACCCCACATACTCAACTTTTGGTGATGATTCATGGTTATGGAAGTAATGAAGAAGATTTATTTTCTTTTCGTCATGATTTGCCAGAAGATTGGATTATCGTGAGTTATAGAGCTCCAAAAATGACCGACTACAATGGTTTTTCTTGGTACGACATTGATTTTAACGATGCTGAAAAATTTATAGATGTAGAACAGGCGGTAGATTCTATGAAAGCGATTATGAAATCTATTGACAACCTAAAACATCATTATCAGTTAGAAGGGAAAACCAATATGATGGGATTTTCGCAAGGTGGAATTCTTACGTTTGCTATGACGCTTACTTACCCGGAATATTTTCAGAAAATCGCTTGTTTAAGTGCTTATCCAGAACCTAAAATCCTTAAAAATATTAAAGGCAAAAAAGAAATTCAGCATCTTAGATTTTTTATTTCTCATGGAACTGAAGATGCCGTAATTCCATTAGAATGGGGAAGAAAAGCAGCAGACTTTTTGTATGAATTGGGCGCATTTTTCACTTTCAGAGAATACATGAACGGACATGGCGTGAATCAAAAAAATTACATGGATTTAATTAACTTCTTTAAATCATAA